CCGTGGTGACTCCGAAGAGAATTCATAGTCTTCCAGCAGGTGTAACACATATGGCTCGTTTGGATTAGTGCCAACATATCCTACAAACCGATCTGGAGCCGGCTCCACATCTCGTTCCTTGGCAACACACAGAGCTTGAACTCGTGGCTGTTGGACACGATGATGCGGCACTTTGAAGGTCCTGAGGAAGATCTTGCAGCTTGTGAGATCGTGAGATCTGGATTTGTGAATTGGACAGTAGATGGCGCCCGTTGGTGAAGTGCGTTGAATTCCACGTTCCCAACAAGCGTAGAGTTTAGCCTTCACATGGACTATCAGTGGGTAGTCCTCGAGAGTATGTTTGGATGTCTTATGAACAGGACACCAAGATCTCGGTTTTTGTGTTGTCATCCTTGTCGGCTCTGATCTCTTGTATAGAGAACATAATTCGGCCGCTTGAGGATTCCTCCCAGGTGTTGGGGCCCTCGATGTTCCGTTCTCCACTTGCATGGGAGGAATCGTCGGCGGGGTGTCGTTTCTCGGAGTCGTAGCCGTGCCTTTCTCGTTCCCGGTAATGATTGGGCCATTCGAGATTGGCGTAATGGTATAGATCGGAAACACAATAGatccgacttgagtccacaccaacGATGTCGAGGTAGAGGCTCCTTGATTGACACTGGTGTTGGTACTGCTGTCGTGAAGGCTTGAAGTCATACTGGCAGAACCTTAAGCACCAAGTCCCTCTACCTGGCACGCCACTATCGACGAGTAATACTCGTGGACCGAATGAGCTGaatattggggtacgttggaacgagggtctacgtagtacgacatcaagcagacaaaagacaaggattatacgggttcaggccccttgtcaggtaatagccctagtccagtttatatgagattgatgatgAGGAATCACATATTACAAAGGAAGTAGACGAAACAGAcggtaccgacgagatcgtagttgATGAATCCGatgagatctcccggcgactagGCTCCACGTACTCTGGCTTCGTAACTATGGTGTGTGTGTTGGCGATGAAATTTGATGCCTTGCACCCCTCCCTGGGGGTCCCTTTTCTACCGTGGATCATCTTGACCCTTAAGTAAGGCCTGTTAATATCTGATCTGGTACGGTATAACAGAAACTCTACccttccgagtaggactttagaAATCACTTGACTCGTAGAGATATTTTCCGTAATTTTGAACGAATTCCAAACGGTATACATGGGAACGATCCGTGTGCGTAAAGGTATACCTTATTAGTgtattccataagtcgtaggGTAGGAGGTATGctttatccataaccctgacaataagTGAATAAAATGAGGGAGTTAAtttggaccatatattaatcatCTAATGACTAAAAGTAATTAAGGTGACATGGcttaattagaaaaaagagaaataacattaaacCTATAGGACGGACTTTATTTATATATAGGATATATTGGATTTCACCTGTTATCCTGTTCTTTTGTTGATTATTTTTCTCACTCGCATCCTGTATGTATAACGAAAATCAAGCTTTAATTAGTAGTATAATGGAGAGGCAGCGTGGCAGCGCTGGCTTTGTTCCCTGCCATCATGCTATAAACTAATAATATATAAGCGTGTCACATCAATGAAAACATAATGTTGTACGAAGTATTCACTACTCTACTATACGAGCAACTAGTACCAAGATGAATCTCGATGAGATAttatgttcctttttttttaaaaaaaaaacactgtacCAGCTATTAGTACCATGAAGCCATGCATGAATCAAGGGCAAAATGTACTTATCTACTCTCTCTgttcgaaagaaaaaaaagacaaaccctaaatTTTCGTatctaacgtttgactgtccgtcttatatgaattttttttataattagtatttttattattgttagataataaaacatgattaatactttatacctgacttgtctttttttttcataattttttcaaataaaacggacggtcaaacgttggacatgtaaattcagggtttgcctttttttttatgagGGAGTACGTAAGTATCGTGCTTCCTAATTATTGGTGATATTACTCAAACACGCGATTCAGGCATGGAAAGTTTAATCGATCGAGCATATTCTCCGTGTTAATCATTAAATTAATTTAGTGTGTTCAACCCTGACAAAGTTGGATCCGATCACCGCTGTTGAGCCCATATCGTTACCTCTGACAGGTTTGATCCTCATCAGGTAACAGTGGTTAGTCATGATTGCACCTCATCTCTAATCGGTGGAAGCCCTTTAGTGATGATTAACATCTTTAATGAGCCATGTAGTctagtggttacagtgacctgagtaaTACTCTAAGGTTTTGAGTTTAAATCTTTTATAgagcgaattttagattgggttgtttACGGGGTTAAGTACCTTATTTCAATGGTCGTATATATCCGGTTAGATATAGAGGctgatacttttttttaaaaaaaaaatctctaatgGGCCATTTTGAAATATCCCGTTGCAGGTGAGATTCACCTGTATGACATATGGCTCTTTCTTGCCTGTCACAGATGACAGATTGTCATTCATCAACTGTCATAGGtgtgaaaattaaaaaaaaaaagcctcgCCCCCCTAGCTCACGATATGGAGGAAAAACTGTAGGATAAATATCAAGATGCACGACACATCAACTTTCTATTTTAATGGCAGATCCAATAACATCAGAGAAAAATTAATGGTTTTTGCCAAATTAACTAATTTGGGCAACATATCCTAATTACTCCCTTAGTACCTTTCAAACACAGTCACTATCCAACTTTGAACATCCGTCctaattaaatttttttaaattagtatttttattgttcttAAATGGTAAAACAcgaatagtattttatgcgtgatctgtgtttttttaatttattaaataaaatGGACGATCAAAGTTTGAGACGAAAACTGCAAAACTACACTTAAAatgagatagagggagtattatccttgcatggctagctagctactcccttcgtcctaaaatattagAGATTTTGGACGGATGAGACACTTCCTAGCACAGCGGATGGCTCTCTAGATTCGTTGTGCTAGGAAGTATCCCATCcgtttaaaatctcttatattttagaacggagaaaGTAGCTAGCAGAAGTAGTATGTCCATTGCTCTATATATAGGATGGGTGGCAGCAGGGTGGTTAACTTAACTGGCTATAAGCATTAATTAGCAGAAGCTAGCTAGATGATATACTCGATCTATATGTACTACTACACCAGATCGATGCATATGGATCACCGCTTAGCATGTGCTTTCACCATttcgcagccaccgccgcctgcaTGTGCCTGCATGTGCCTGCAGGTTTCGCACAACGCCACCACCACTGCTGCAGCTAGGAATAATAGAAGCACTATCATCGTGTGCAGCCCAAACGCAAGCAGCAAGcatcacagcagcagcaagcgttTACGATCATCGCGTGTGGTGTCTTGTCATGCAGCACCATCGTCTGCTCCAGCTGCTGCCCAGGCTCCCGGTTTCGAGCCCTCGGTGTGGGGTGATTTTTTCGTCCACCATGAACCTCGGCCAACGCAGGAAAGTTTATACTGTATTATCCGTACCTCAGTGTGTGTGAAATTTTCTCAACCACagacaatatactccctctgtccaaaaaGATAATTCTtaggttttcgtgtccaacgtttgaccgtccgtcttatatgaatttttttataattagtgttttcattattgttagatgataaaacatgaacaaTACTTTATACacgacttatctttttaatttttttcataattttttcaaataagacggacggtcaaatgttaaacacggaaacccaggaaTCGAGTCATtttggggcggagggagtactacataaatatatatcattgtcatgcatgcatggatcgaGTTATGCATTGAGTGTCGGTTCAAGTTTTACAGAGGTTAATAATTTTAACCGATTACCATCGAATTTGCATTCCTGCATGAAGGTTACTACCTCTGTACTCACTTGACTAGagaacattttaattttttgtatTGTAGAAAAATCAGCAAAATACACATTTTTTCtcgttcaatttttttaatattttctttaataaatattaaattagtatgctttaaaacataaaaatatattttatacatAAGAGCTCTGTATGGCAAATTAACCTATACAActgaaatatatttttcaatgtAAACTTATTCTATTGAAATATTAACCATTAGATTAATTTGCATCTAGATTGGATCTAGAAAAAGCCTTAAAAATTGGCATATTGGTCAACAACTTAGCTAGCGTGAACATTTAGGATCCATATGTCACACATGAGTCTTTTAGCCATGGAAGCTGGCCATCTCAACAAAGGTCTGCAGGTTTTGCTTTTGATTGCTAGTTTTCATCGTTGCATCCAGGCTAGCATGTGCAAGGAAAGAAACCACAGTGCTACACTCCATaacaatatattaaatgttatcGTCTCTCGACAATGCAGTTTTGTCATGATTCATATCTCCAGTCCTTGCCTAAGTCTCGTGATTCACAACTTATTGTTTTAAGACTGAGAACATGCAAACTAACATAATTTCCAACCAATTCGACTCCTCAAACATATCTTCTATCTCCAATAATGAACACTGCAAAATACAAAACAATCTAGCTGATATGTTTAGAatgcagaaaaagaaaacagaatgAATCATCAGTAACACTATCTTTGACAAACGCGGGTGATTGCCATGTCCATGTACCGGCATGCTTATTTTTCAAGTTGTTGTACTAGATGACCACTGCCTACTATATTCTTGTACTGAGGGTATAATTTACTCAAATTGTTATGTTTCTCTTTGTCATATATAGCTTCTAAACTATTGCTACTGCTTTTGACGAATCTCTTCAagtctatctttttttttcctgcaatCCAAACTAACAAATCAGTACATTCATGCAGCAATCGACAGAATGGATGAGGGATAGGGCCGACAAATTGAAAGAGGATGTATGCACACTATTTACACCCACTAAGGACATCTTAAGGAGGATGTACTTAGTAGATGAAATAGTGCATCTAGGAATCGATCACCTCTTTGAAAAAGAGATTGAAACTGCATTAAAAGACATACATGAAACCGAATTCACTAGCTCTAACCTTCACGAGGTTGCTCTACGGTTTCGTTTGCTTAGGGAGCGTGGGTTTTGGGTATCTCCAGGTATTTCTCTACTTAGTTAATGGATTGTGCATAGTTATTTTGGAACTGTTCATTACTACGACGATTGAggaccatatatatataaatgttcaAAAGAGATTGCGAATAACGTGCCTAGCTAAACCTTGGAACTTCACAAACATTTTTATATCAAATCTCACATGCAGATATATTCAACAAATTCAAAGGAGATGATGGTAATTTCTTAAATGAATTTGCTGAAGACCCAAGGAGCCTACTATCTTTATACAACGCAGCCCACCTCTTCATACATGGTGAGCCAGAACTCGAGGAAGCTATTTCTTTTGCAAGGAACCATCTCGAATCAATGAGTTCGCATAGTGTTTTGAAGGCCCCTTTAGCTGATCAAGTGAAGCGGCATCTTCGCTTGCCACTGCCAAGGACTCACAAGAGAGTGGAGATGCTACATTATATGTTTGAGTATGACCAAGAGAATGAGCACAATCCGGTTCTTCTTGAACTAGCAAAGTTGGATTTCAACCTACTGCAGCAGGTTCACTTGAAAGAGCTCAAGGAAATTTCTAGGTACTAATATGAATGCTaactttaatttgttattttgaataaaataaaatcaaaggCTAAGACAATTCATGGTGTACGAAATTAATGAAAGAAATATGcaataattaaaatcaataaAAATGGTAATCTATAATATAGTCTAGAACAAAAGATTTGATGACCATTACTGCAAATAGCTATAACTGTCAGTTGATTTAGAAAAGACATACTCCTTAATTACTACTTACGTGCACCGTATAGAGTGTGTTGCAGTTTTTATAGAATAAATGATCTAATAACACAAGCATAAGTTTCGCGGAACATGAATTATGTTTTCtatatagaaaaagaaaataacctGAACattaatataacttttattATATGATACATGTACCGTGCTATGCTACGACCTTTAACTGTTTGTGTGTATATATTTAAGAACCTGAAAGTAATAActagtattaatttttttctcaggTGGTGGAAAGATGTTTTGGCATATATGGGTCTAGACCATATCCGAGACCGTGTGATCGAGTGCTACACCTGGTCCTATGCTGTATACCACGAGAAAGACTTGGCACTTGCACGAATGATCTTTGCTAAGCTAGTCGCGCTAACTTCCGTATTGGATGACACATACGATGTCCATGCGTATACCTCCATCGAAGAGTGCCGGATGCTAAACGTAGCCATTCAAGGGTTGGACACTTCATTAATTTTTATGCATCCAATTAATCTTAAGTTTtggataattaattaaatttccCCTGACGTAACTGCTAGATTATTTAATCCTGCCCTGACTAATAATGTTATACCGTTCCAGATGGGATGACAGCGCTGCCTTGCTTGTACCAGAGTACCTGAGAAAGTTTTATGAAATAATCTTGAGGACCTTTAGGGAGTTTGAGGATCAAATACCAAGAAATCAGAGGTACCTTGCTGCTTTCTCCAAGGCAGAGGTATGACTCACTCCCTCTTTACTTCTGACCCAGAAAAAAACTTAGACCGTCCTTGTTTATTTACTCTCACCTTTGATGACCAATATTTTAACTTTGAccgttactccctccatcccataatataagggattttgggtggatgtgaggACAGATGGAGTAATTAATAACCTTCAAACAATCAATATatgattaatcaaaattaatcatatattttaATTTGATGAATGACGTATCGTAGGGTGGTGTATACtttaggaaaaagtatgaattaccccgtGAACAATCGTGGTAGACCGAATTATACCCTGAACTCGAAAATTGGACATTCGATACCCTCAACTATTGTTTTGAATGGTTTTGACTTGAAATTACACACGTGGCACCAACGTGGCAGCCCAGtcagcaaaacaaaaaaaactgggcccacttgtcatactTCTCCCTCAATCCCCTCAACCCAGTCCCTTCACATTCCCCCCTGCTCTCTCTTGCCACGTGCTCGGTtggccggtggtggaggagaaCCACGCCCGagcgggtggaggaggcggaccGGGCAGCCGGCGACGGATGCG
This window of the Oryza sativa Japonica Group chromosome 4, ASM3414082v1 genome carries:
- the LOC107278021 gene encoding tau-cadinol synthase, which produces MQQSTEWMRDRADKLKEDVCTLFTPTKDILRRMYLVDEIVHLGIDHLFEKEIETALKDIHETEFTSSNLHEVALRFRLLRERGFWVSPDIFNKFKGDDGNFLNEFAEDPRSLLSLYNAAHLFIHGEPELEEAISFARNHLESMSSHSVLKAPLADQVKRHLRLPLPRTHKRVEMLHYMFEYDQENEHNPVLLELAKLDFNLLQQVHLKELKEISRWWKDVLAYMGLDHIRDRVIECYTWSYAVYHEKDLALARMIFAKLVALTSVLDDTYDVHAYTSIEECRMLNVAIQGWDDSAALLVPEYLRKFYEIILRTFREFEDQIPRNQRYLAAFSKAEFQKLTSNYLEAAEWYHRNHKPSFNDQVALGTATTGTRSLAAGLMLGMGDAATTKQAFQWAVTSTDAIISCGKIGRLMNDISGFKLGSQNKADMACAVEAYIEEHKVTADVAIARINEVLEDEWKTTNQARVDHRAVLPVVQRMINITLGIQLFYGNDCDAFTFGKQLQEVLEDLYVKPMSLL